GTTCTTCCGTCACAACAACTCCCTTTGGATACCGCATTGCAAGAGAAATCACCCACGGATCCGCTAATGACGTGCCTCTTTTAACATTCATCAACTCTGGATATTTTGACTGTATAGTTTGAAATGCGTTTTCCACTGAATCATCAACTTTCGATAACAGAAACGGCTTTAAACCTTTTTCACTACACCAATCCCTTAAAACTGCACCCCACATCACTTCATCGAAAACCGGCTCGGACATTTTGAGGCGACCATTTCTAATCAATTCCTCGATTTCATCCCACAAGGAAGGAAAATTGTCCATTGGGTAAAGAACGGCAGAGGCCTTAATTAATGAACTTGTGTTGAAGCCATAAACTACTTGATCCGGGTCAAGCGGTAAGTTTATGCGAAGATAATACTCTCAATTTCAAATAGGTGTTTTGGATCGCATTTAGCAAAAGCATCGGATAAGTCGGCAAGTGTGATTTTCTCCTCATAATAAGCCGCAAAAGCAGTTCGCGCGAAATGCTTTCCAGAGGCATTAAGTAAGCGATAATGATATGGCGCACCGCCGCCGGTTCGTGAAGAACTATCTTGATACTTTTCCAGTAGACTGTTTCTGTAGGCTTGGTATTTTTGCCAAGAAATATGACGGAGTGTTAGCAATCGCCTCATGATAAAATAGTAGAGAACGATTCCAACGATCCAACTCCTCTGGATCAGCGAAAATGAGGTGAGCCTTTCGCCCAAAATCACAAACAGGAGTCCCGGCAGGAGATAGCTAAAAATATTGTAAGCCGATAATTTTTCGAGAATCGTTTTCATTGGATTTGTCTTTTCACTGGCTCGAATCCGTCATTCTCCACAGGAGCACCATCCCGTCTGAACTGCCACTGGCGAGCACGCCACTCTCGGGGCTGAACGCCACGCTATTGACCGCATCTCTATGCCCGGCGAACGTGCCCTTACATTCACCCGTCACAGCATCCCATAGATACACCCTCTTGTCACCACCGTCTCCCCTCGCGCTAGCAAGCACGCTGCCGTCCGGGCTGAACGATACACTTACCACCTTGTACTGATGCCCGTTGCATATCTGTTTATGCGTCCACGACACAGTATCCCACAAGCAGACTGTCTTGTCTGCACTCCCACTGGCAAGCGTCCTTCCGTCTGGACTGAACGCGACGCTCCTGACCTCCGACCTATGGCCAGTGAGCAGAGCTATTTCTTGACCGTTAGCGGTATCGTAGAGCCAGATACCGATGGAGGTAGCGACAGCAAGCCGCGTTCCGTCGGGAGCATACTGTACCCCGTTTATCGAACCTTTACCAAGACGGGCGATCGCTCCGGCGGGCAGGTTTGGTTGTGTGGACTCTTGGGCACGGGTAGTTGGTGAGAAAACAACGAAAAGCGTGAATAGGGTTGCCGTGACTTTCATCTTGAATACCACCTTTCTCTGAATGTCGCTCCACGGTTTCGTCGAGGCGATGTCCCTTCGCCCCAGAGAACAAGGCAACGAAATCGGGAGGTGCAACACTTGAACGAAAGGTAGAAGTTACGGGTTTACTCAGGACGTTTGTAGGTCGATTTTCCAAAATCGACAATAACGAGGATTGTCGAGATATGAATCTCGACCTACGGGCTTTTTGCCCATACACCGTAAGCGAAGCACCAATGAACCAATGAACTAAATCAGTAGAAGTTGGAGGGCTACTCGGTCATTATCCATAGTTGCACCGTTCCATCGGCACCCCCACTTGCCAGTAGACTCCCTTTAGGATTGAACGCCACGCTCGTCACCCACTCCGTATGCCCCTTAAGCGTCTGTAGACGTGCGCCTGTTTTGGCATCCCAAAGTTGCACTGTCGTGTCCACACATCCAGTGGCAAGTACATCACCCTTAGGACTGAATGCCATGCTCGTCACAAAGTCTGTATGCCCGATGACCCTTCCCTTCGGTTGCCACGTTTCGGTATCCCATAGCCACACTATTTTGTCCGCACTCCCACTGGCAAGCACTTTATCATCTCGATTGAACGCGACGCTATTGACGGATTCCGTATGACCGGTGAGCGTCTGTATCAACTTACCTGTTTCGGTGTCCCACAATCGGACTGTCTTGTCGTTACCTCCACTGGCAAGCACCGTCCCGTCCCGACTGAACGCGACGCTATAGACGGCGTCCGTATGACCGGTGAAGGTCTGTATCAGGTCACCGGTCTTGCCATCCCACAGTCGGATTGTCTTGTCTGCACTCCCACTGGCAAGCGTCTTCCCGTCTCGACTGAATGTCACACTCGTGACCACGTCCGTATGACCGGTCAGCATCTGCTTCGCTGTACCTCTCGCCGTGTCCCACAGTCGGACGGTCTTGTCTGCGCTCCCACTGGCAAGCGTCTTGTCCTCCGGACTGAACGCTACGGTAACAACCGACGCCATGTGTCCAGTGAGCAGCCACTTCTGTTCACCCGTTTCGCTCTCCCACAGCTGCACCGTCTTATCCCAACTCCCACTGGCGAGCAACTTCCCGTTCGGGCTGAATGCTACACTATTGACCGCATCGGAATGTCCGATGAATTCATCTTTGTATACCGCTGTGACAGCGAGGGTGTTCGGTGAAAACAGCGCCAAGAGAATAAGTAGTGTCCCCGTGATTTTCATCTGAAATACCACCCTTCTGTAAGTGAAGCCACCATTTGTAGGGGCGAAGGAATCTCGCCCAACGGGTATCTCGTCTGAACGCTGTAAGCCAAGCACTAACGAACTAAATCGGTAGGGGTCGGGATTCGGAGATCCCTCCTACATGACGCAACATAGACGGTAGGAGTCGGGCGGTTTAATCGGTGATTTTCCATAGGAGCACCGTCTTGTCCCAACTCCCGGTGACGAGCATCCTACCATCCGGACTGAATGCCACGCTATCGACCACATCTGTATGCCCGGTGAGCGTCCGCTTCGGTTCACCTGTCGCCATATCCCACAGCAACACCGTCTTGTCCCGACTTCCACTGGCGAGCGTTTTTCCATCTGGACTGAACGCGAGGCTATGAACATTATCGGTATGCGCAATGAACCTTCCCTTGGACTCCCCCGTTTTGGGATCCTTCAGCCATATAATCTTGTCCCGACCGCCGCTGGCAAGCGTGTTGCCGTCCGGACTGAATGCGACGCTATGGACCATACCGCCATGCGTCATGGTCGTCCGTTGCTCGCCCCAGAACTCGGTATCCCATAACCGCACGGAACCGTCTATATTCCCACCGGCAAGCAGGCTACCATCTGGACTGAACGCTAGGCTCAAGCCCCATCCCGTATACCCCGTGAGTGTCCGCTTATGTGTCCACGTCTCGACCTCCCACAGCCGTACCGTACCGTCCCAACTCCCACTGGCAAGCGTCTTTCCATCCGGACTGAAAGCAACACTCACGACGTGATGATTATGTCCGGTGAGTGTCCGCAGGTGCGCGTCTACCCTCGTATCCCATAACCGCACCGTCCCGTCCAAACTCGCACTGACAATTCGCTTGCCATTCGGGCTGAACGTTACCGCTACGATCCCACCCTTATGCCCGGTCAGTAGCCGCTTCTGGCTCCCCGTTTTGACGTCCCACAGCAACACGGTCTTGTCGTAGCTTCCACTGGCAAGCAGGCTACCATTTGGACTGAATGCGACGCTTCTGACTCTATCCGTGTGCCCGACGAGTTTCGCTGCAGGTAGCTCCGTGGCGGCGAGGGTGTTCGATGAGAACAGTGTCAGAAGCATCAATAATGTCGCTGTGACTTTCATCTGAGATGCTGCCTTTCGGTATTGAGCGGTTTAATTCTGCCTTGACTGAGAAGCGTTTTTCCATCTGGACCGAACTCGACATCATCGACCTGTATACTTTGTGAGTGTCTGCTTCGGCTCCCACGTCTTGGTATCCCACAATAGCACCGTCCCGTCATCACTCGCAGTGGCAAGCGTCTGTCCATCGGGGCTGAACGCTACACTTCTGACGCGTTTCTCATGAACGGCGAGCGTCCCCTTGCGTTCGCCCGTCGCGGCATCCCACAGATGCACCAGCGCATCGTCCTTCCCCGCCACACTCGTACTAACAATCGTGGTGCCCTCCGGATTGAATACTATGCTGTCGGGCCAACCCATATCTCCCGTGGTTTTCCATTGCGGCTCCCACTGTCCGGACTCGCAGTAGCAAGCGTCTGCCCGTCCGGACTGAACGCGAGGCTATAAACCCCACGCGGATAGCCGCTGAGTATCCGCTTATGTTCACCCGTTACAGCATCCCATAACCGAACTGTCTTATCTGAACTCGCCGTGGCGAGGGTAGTCCCGTCTGAGTTGAACGCTACGCTCGTAACCATCTGTGTATGCCCGATAAGGGATCGCTGATGCTCCACCGTGGAAGGATAAGGAATGTCGCCGTTATTTTCATCGGAAATGCCGCCTTTCTGTAAGTGTGAAGCCGCAGTTTCGTAAGGGCGAGGTCTCCTCGCCCAATCCCGATTTCATTCTCGATGAAGCATCAGGATCCTCGGAACGGGACGAGGATTCTCGCCCTGTTGCGCCGTAATGTGCCCCATGGTTACGGCATACGGAGCATGCCTATACCTTTCAATCAAGCGATTCTTATGCGATCAACTTAGCGTTGGCAGACAACGATGTTCTCCTCGTGCATCGTGAGATCCGTCTCACCGGCGACGTTGGAAGGGCTGTTCTTTTTTGGCATGCGCTTGTTCGGTATATTCCTAACGATGGTCTCCGTATGCGAAAATCCGTGCTTGCCAAAAGCAGAGATAATAAACGCATCGGTCGGGAGTGCCACCCCCTTCACCCTACGATTCCCCACAACATAGCAGATCGTCGAACCCTTGGCAAGCAACGGGGCAACCGAACTGATGCTACGCTCCAAGTCGATATAGAACGCCTCCACTTGACTCGCCCGTTTCTTATCAACAGTACGGATCTCTCCTATCGCCAAATCAACGGGCGAATCAGACAACCTACTCTTTTTCTGACTCCCTCCCATCGAAATGCGGTCAACCTTCCGCGAATCCTCCAGGCCGATCCAATCCGCCGACAGGCGTGAAAACTGCCCATAAGCAACGGTCGTTTGTGAATCGCCGTAGGGTGGAGAGGTAATAATCAGATCGAATCCGTTCGGCGGTTGCGTTTCGGGCAATCCGCGGTTCGCTGTATTCCTACTCGAAACAAATATCTCGACATCTTTCCTTTTTCGGAGATAAACCTCAAGCCCTGCCCTATTTCTGGTTAGCTTATCCTGAAAAACCCCAAAGACATCGGGCTGGAAGGTTGCCAATTTTTGAGCCGGCATTCGGTACAACTTGAACTCCCCATTTCTGGTATAGGAGCATTCTCGAACCGTCTCCGAGAATGCAACCCAGAAGAAATTTCGGACCGATTCATCTTGGACAGCGTTGATGCGATCCCGCAGAAAAGAGAGGTGGCTGGTAACGTCTTCGGAGAACCAATACTCCAGATTCAGGACATCGGGGATCGGCGCGGATGGCACGTCTTCAAAGAACCCAACCTGAAAAATAGCGTCCATCAAATCCTGCGAATGGCGTTCAAGAACCTGTAGCGAGATTGGGGTCGTTTTGGCGGTTGCTATCAGTCTCACAAGGGGGTTGATATCACAGCCTACGCCGTTCATGCCGAACATCGACGCCTCAACCAACGAGGTGCCAGTCCCGCAATACGGATCGAGTAACCACCCATTCGGCGTCCCGTACCGATTCAAGAGTTCCCTTGCGATTTGGGGAATCATCATCGCCGGGTAGTTGTGGAGGCAGTGGGTATACTCTTTTGTATCCGCTTTGACGAAGTCCCAGGTTTCATCTTTGTATTTGCGGTTCGTTATTGTCATATTGCGCCCTCTAATCTCTCTGGTATCATATTATCCGTTCTCGACTTCCAAAGCATAGGTTCAAGAACCTTTCCTCGATCCTAAAGCCAGTCCCATGATTTCTCACCGACCCGTTTGTGCGCAAGTGCATTCTGACATCCACGATCACTATATCCTGTTTAATCAAGTCCAAGAAATGATCTTGATCTGGATTCGTCAGGAGATAGGCTTCGTTAAACCAAAACTCCTCCTTACTATCTGAGTTGATGCGGGTGTCCGCGTAAACAACAACCAGAGCGGGCATTTTGCTGCTGAATCTATCAATCACCACATCGCCCAGCCATTCGGCGATGCGCGTATTATCTACATGATAGAGTCTAACGGCATCTTCCTCAACTTTCAGATACAGCCCTTGATTGTTCGGTTTGCTGTCCACAGTGCAGTACAGGGAAGGTCTACCATTCGTATCCACGTAGCCGTACCCCTCGATTAGATCCCTCTGCCTGATCTTCCAGACGCCACGATTGAAGGTAAACATCGTAACCCGATTGGAGACTCCGTTCCGTTGAGACTTTAGCTCGATGTCA
This window of the Candidatus Poribacteria bacterium genome carries:
- a CDS encoding WD40 repeat domain-containing protein; its protein translation is MKITGTLLILLALFSPNTLAVTAVYKDEFIGHSDAVNSVAFSPNGKLLASGSWDKTVQLWESETGEQKWLLTGHMASVVTVAFSPEDKTLASGSADKTVRLWDTARGTAKQMLTGHTDVVTSVTFSRDGKTLASGSADKTIRLWDGKTGDLIQTFTGHTDAVYSVAFSRDGTVLASGGNDKTVRLWDTETGKLIQTLTGHTESVNSVAFNRDDKVLASGSADKIVWLWDTETWQPKGRVIGHTDFVTSMAFSPKGDVLATGCVDTTVQLWDAKTGARLQTLKGHTEWVTSVAFNPKGSLLASGGADGTVQLWIMTE
- a CDS encoding WD40 repeat domain-containing protein; this translates as MKVTATLLMLLTLFSSNTLAATELPAAKLVGHTDRVRSVAFSPNGSLLASGSYDKTVLLWDVKTGSQKRLLTGHKGGIVAVTFSPNGKRIVSASLDGTVRLWDTRVDAHLRTLTGHNHHVVSVAFSPDGKTLASGSWDGTVRLWEVETWTHKRTLTGYTGWGLSLAFSPDGSLLAGGNIDGSVRLWDTEFWGEQRTTMTHGGMVHSVAFSPDGNTLASGGRDKIIWLKDPKTGESKGRFIAHTDNVHSLAFSPDGKTLASGSRDKTVLLWDMATGEPKRTLTGHTDVVDSVAFSPDGRMLVTGSWDKTVLLWKITD
- a CDS encoding DNA methyltransferase; the encoded protein is MTITNRKYKDETWDFVKADTKEYTHCLHNYPAMMIPQIARELLNRYGTPNGWLLDPYCGTGTSLVEASMFGMNGVGCDINPLVRLIATAKTTPISLQVLERHSQDLMDAIFQVGFFEDVPSAPIPDVLNLEYWFSEDVTSHLSFLRDRINAVQDESVRNFFWVAFSETVRECSYTRNGEFKLYRMPAQKLATFQPDVFGVFQDKLTRNRAGLEVYLRKRKDVEIFVSSRNTANRGLPETQPPNGFDLIITSPPYGDSQTTVAYGQFSRLSADWIGLEDSRKVDRISMGGSQKKSRLSDSPVDLAIGEIRTVDKKRASQVEAFYIDLERSISSVAPLLAKGSTICYVVGNRRVKGVALPTDAFIISAFGKHGFSHTETIVRNIPNKRMPKKNSPSNVAGETDLTMHEENIVVCQR
- a CDS encoding WD40 repeat domain-containing protein — protein: MKVTATLFTLFVVFSPTTRAQESTQPNLPAGAIARLGKGSINGVQYAPDGTRLAVATSIGIWLYDTANGQEIALLTGHRSEVRSVAFSPDGRTLASGSADKTVCLWDTVSWTHKQICNGHQYKVVSVSFSPDGSVLASARGDGGDKRVYLWDAVTGECKGTFAGHRDAVNSVAFSPESGVLASGSSDGMVLLWRMTDSSQ
- a CDS encoding DUF4411 family protein is translated as MNLPLDPDQVVYGFNTSSLIKASAVLYPMDNFPSLWDEIEELIRNGRLKMSEPVFDEVMWGAVLRDWCSEKGLKPFLLSKVDDSVENAFQTIQSKYPELMNVKRGTSLADPWVISLAMRYPKGVVVTEEQPTGDLVNPRIPDVCKDLSVECVNIAGFVSRENWVF